From a region of the Helicobacter hepaticus ATCC 51449 genome:
- the lolA gene encoding LolA-like outer membrane lipoprotein chaperone produces MEVLRRYVLVFTSLCMTLFAWGENLQSIEADFEQIAVNEDGVPTRYEGHIIGKMPSKVKWDYKAPLQKEIYMNKNEVIMYEPRLEQVSHSRLKDKADFLSILKSAKKHNDGTYHTKVDGIEYVLFIDKAQKPERIEFVDSMGVKTTLKLKNVKLNGAISDKKFVFVPPQGVEIVELHSR; encoded by the coding sequence ATGGAAGTTTTAAGGCGTTATGTGCTTGTATTTACTAGCTTATGTATGACACTTTTTGCGTGGGGCGAGAATTTACAGAGCATAGAAGCGGATTTTGAACAGATTGCTGTGAACGAAGATGGTGTGCCTACTCGTTATGAGGGACATATCATAGGAAAAATGCCAAGTAAGGTTAAATGGGATTATAAAGCGCCTTTGCAAAAAGAAATTTATATGAATAAAAATGAAGTTATTATGTATGAGCCGCGTTTAGAGCAAGTAAGCCATTCACGTTTAAAGGATAAAGCAGATTTTCTCTCTATCCTTAAATCCGCTAAAAAGCATAATGATGGCACATATCATACGAAAGTTGATGGTATAGAATATGTGCTTTTTATAGATAAAGCACAAAAGCCAGAACGCATTGAATTTGTAGATTCTATGGGCGTAAAAACAACGCTCAAACTAAAAAATGTCAAGCTCAATGGGGCTATCAGCGATAAAAAATTTGTTTTTGTGCCGCCTCAAGGCGTGGAGATAGTTGAGTTGCATTCGCGTTAA
- the secA gene encoding preprotein translocase subunit SecA has translation MLQTLISKFLGSRNNKLIKHYLKEVQAINALESTYNTLSDAQLQEAFMQLRKLIQNGETSLQSILHKSFAITREASKRVLGMRHFDVQLIGGMALNDGRIAEMKTGEGKTLVATLAVCLNALCGRGVHVVTVNDYLANRDAKELEPLYNFLGFEVGIITSEVRDDNERLQAYACDIVYGTNNEFGFDYLRDNMKYDLSQKVQGEHYFAIIDEVDSILIDEARTPLIISGPVNRTLEHYQLANSVAQRLKNEEDFSIDEKNRVILLNEEGIKKAESLFKVDNLYSIENAALSHHLDQALKANYLFIKDKDYVVQNDEVVIVDEFTGRLSEGRRFSEGLHQAIEAKEKVDIKEESQTLADITFQNYFRLYEKLSGMTGTAQTEASEFLQIYNLEVVSIPTNVPVQRKDLNDLIYKSEKEKFNAVIDKIQELYKKGQPVLVGTASIEKSEILHELLKKHRIPHTVLNAKQHTKEAEIIKDAGVKGAVTIATNMAGRGVDIKINDEIRELGGLYIIGTERHESRRIDNQLRGRAGRQGDPGISQFYLSLEDSLLRIFGSDKIKGIMERLGLKEGEHIESGLVTRSVESAQKKVENLHFESRKHLLEYDDVANEQRKAVYKLRNELLDENCSLQERISTNRELTAQSMLYKAQILPGDDSSNFNIDSLKAQINEELGLEIGNCENLDYDELLEKLITQMNTAYEEKMSKLEESQRAQIERIIYLQVLDSSWREHLYTMDNLKTGIGLRGYNQKDPLVEYKKESYNLFLEFVENLKFETTKMLQIIQLRDKEEEVANKMIKNLQDELEENLQDLNTNMDSTPVRKNKIARNDPCPCGSGKKYKVCHGKSGPKSGLLA, from the coding sequence ATGTTGCAAACTCTTATTTCAAAATTTCTTGGCTCACGCAACAATAAACTCATTAAACATTATCTTAAAGAAGTCCAAGCCATTAATGCTTTAGAATCTACTTACAATACTCTAAGTGATGCACAACTGCAAGAGGCTTTTATGCAATTAAGAAAACTTATCCAAAATGGCGAAACCTCACTTCAATCAATTCTACATAAAAGCTTTGCAATCACACGCGAAGCAAGCAAAAGAGTGCTAGGTATGCGGCATTTTGATGTGCAACTTATCGGTGGTATGGCACTTAATGATGGACGTATCGCTGAAATGAAAACAGGAGAGGGCAAAACGCTTGTGGCAACTCTTGCAGTATGTCTTAATGCACTCTGTGGTAGGGGTGTGCACGTTGTAACAGTTAATGATTATCTTGCCAATAGAGATGCCAAAGAATTAGAACCACTTTATAATTTTCTGGGCTTTGAAGTAGGTATTATTACAAGTGAAGTCCGCGATGATAATGAACGTTTGCAAGCATATGCGTGTGATATTGTTTATGGCACAAATAATGAATTTGGCTTTGATTATTTGCGAGACAATATGAAATATGACCTTTCTCAAAAAGTGCAAGGAGAGCACTATTTTGCGATTATTGACGAGGTAGATTCTATCCTTATTGATGAAGCACGCACACCTCTTATCATCTCTGGACCTGTTAATCGCACACTTGAACACTACCAGCTCGCCAATAGCGTAGCTCAAAGGCTCAAAAACGAAGAAGATTTTAGCATTGATGAAAAAAATCGCGTTATTCTCCTCAATGAAGAAGGCATTAAAAAGGCTGAGAGTCTTTTTAAAGTAGATAATCTTTATAGTATTGAAAATGCTGCACTCTCTCATCATCTTGACCAAGCACTCAAGGCAAATTATCTTTTTATTAAAGATAAAGACTATGTTGTGCAAAATGATGAAGTAGTCATTGTTGATGAATTTACGGGGCGTTTAAGCGAAGGCAGACGATTTAGTGAGGGATTACATCAAGCAATTGAGGCAAAAGAAAAGGTTGATATTAAAGAGGAAAGTCAAACACTTGCAGATATTACTTTCCAAAATTATTTTCGTCTTTATGAAAAGCTCTCTGGTATGACAGGTACAGCGCAAACAGAAGCAAGTGAATTTTTGCAAATTTACAACCTTGAAGTAGTGAGTATTCCTACAAATGTCCCTGTGCAGCGCAAAGACCTCAATGACCTTATTTATAAAAGTGAGAAAGAGAAATTTAATGCTGTTATTGACAAGATTCAAGAGCTTTACAAAAAAGGGCAGCCTGTCCTTGTAGGAACTGCAAGTATTGAAAAAAGTGAGATTCTCCACGAACTTCTTAAAAAACATAGAATCCCTCACACTGTCTTAAATGCCAAACAGCACACCAAAGAAGCCGAAATTATTAAAGACGCTGGAGTAAAAGGCGCAGTAACAATCGCTACAAATATGGCAGGACGCGGTGTAGATATTAAAATCAATGACGAAATACGCGAACTTGGCGGATTATATATTATTGGGACAGAGCGACACGAAAGCCGCCGCATTGATAACCAATTACGCGGAAGAGCTGGGCGACAAGGCGACCCGGGCATTAGTCAATTCTATTTGAGCCTTGAAGATTCGCTACTTAGAATCTTTGGGAGTGATAAGATTAAGGGCATTATGGAGCGTCTTGGGCTTAAAGAGGGCGAACATATAGAATCTGGACTTGTTACGCGTTCAGTAGAAAGTGCACAAAAAAAGGTAGAAAATCTCCATTTTGAATCACGCAAGCATTTGCTTGAATATGATGATGTTGCTAATGAGCAACGCAAAGCTGTATATAAACTACGTAACGAATTGCTTGATGAAAATTGCTCATTGCAAGAGCGAATTAGCACTAATCGCGAACTCACTGCGCAATCTATGCTTTATAAAGCCCAAATTTTACCCGGCGATGATAGCAGTAATTTCAATATAGATTCACTCAAAGCACAAATCAATGAAGAGCTTGGGCTTGAGATTGGAAATTGTGAGAATCTTGATTATGATGAATTACTTGAAAAACTCATTACACAAATGAATACAGCCTATGAGGAAAAAATGTCAAAACTTGAAGAATCTCAACGCGCCCAAATTGAACGTATTATTTACTTACAAGTGCTTGATAGCTCGTGGCGGGAACATCTTTACACAATGGATAATCTTAAAACAGGCATAGGGCTTCGCGGGTATAATCAAAAAGACCCGCTCGTTGAATACAAAAAAGAAAGTTATAATCTTTTCTTAGAATTTGTAGAGAATCTTAAATTTGAAACAACTAAAATGCTACAAATTATCCAATTAAGAGACAAAGAAGAGGAAGTAGCAAATAAAATGATAAAAAATTTGCAAGATGAACTTGAAGAAAACTTGCAAGATTTAAATACCAATATGGATTCTACACCTGTGCGAAAGAACAAAATTGCACGCAATGACCCTTGTCCTTGCGGTAGTGGCAAAAAATACAAAGTATGCCACGGCAAAAGCGGACCTAAAAGTGGATTACTTGCATAA
- a CDS encoding ABC transporter permease: MKTLIFYLLPRYLRFDKTQPFISITALLAFFGVGIGVMVLCVAMAIMNGMTKEFERKLSIMNYPLSIYSTTYEGVDANILQALKAHFPQFLFSPYLRYQAVGKIGNTMSAAMVFGVDMQAESQINAVVKKAFKTSQNSDTEFKKNIESFMQKEFSILIGKSMEENFGLESGDKLDLFFTQLEPSGFSYTPINKRFSIAGFFESGLRAYDEAYVYTNLSALQKIRHLNEGIYDGIHIYTPNPMQDIHSISDFLNTQFPYRAGVEGWWQQNGNFFSALELEKRALFIVLMLIIVMAALNIISSLLMVVMNRRKEIALLLSLGASRQEIKSIFFWVGNTIGLSGIALGIILTGIAMYVLDTFPIISLPADVYGSSKLPLDLSLIDFLLTIIGAIFIVCLSSYYPARKASLVDTLQVLRNE; this comes from the coding sequence ATGAAGACACTTATTTTTTATCTCTTGCCCCGTTATTTACGTTTTGACAAAACACAACCTTTCATTTCTATCACGGCACTCTTAGCATTTTTTGGTGTGGGTATTGGCGTTATGGTGCTTTGTGTAGCAATGGCTATTATGAATGGTATGACAAAAGAATTTGAACGCAAACTCTCTATTATGAACTATCCTCTAAGCATATATTCTACTACCTATGAGGGTGTAGATGCAAATATACTTCAGGCACTCAAAGCGCATTTTCCTCAATTTCTTTTTAGTCCTTATTTGCGTTATCAAGCTGTGGGCAAAATAGGCAATACAATGAGTGCAGCTATGGTTTTTGGTGTAGATATGCAAGCAGAATCCCAAATCAATGCTGTTGTCAAAAAAGCTTTTAAAACTTCTCAAAATTCCGATACGGAATTTAAAAAAAATATTGAATCTTTTATGCAAAAAGAGTTTTCTATTCTTATAGGAAAAAGTATGGAGGAAAATTTCGGATTAGAATCTGGCGATAAACTTGATTTATTTTTTACCCAACTTGAACCATCAGGATTTAGCTACACACCTATTAATAAACGTTTTAGTATTGCAGGATTCTTTGAATCTGGTTTGAGAGCGTATGATGAAGCTTATGTATATACAAATTTAAGCGCATTACAAAAGATTCGCCATCTTAATGAGGGCATATATGATGGGATTCACATATACACACCAAATCCTATGCAAGATATTCATAGCATTAGCGATTTTCTTAACACACAATTTCCCTATCGCGCTGGAGTTGAGGGCTGGTGGCAACAAAATGGCAATTTTTTCTCGGCGTTAGAGCTTGAAAAACGCGCACTTTTTATTGTGCTTATGCTTATCATTGTAATGGCTGCTCTTAATATCATTAGCTCTTTACTTATGGTTGTAATGAATCGCCGCAAAGAAATTGCTCTGCTCCTCTCGCTTGGAGCAAGTAGGCAAGAGATTAAAAGTATATTTTTTTGGGTGGGAAATACTATCGGTTTAAGTGGTATAGCGCTTGGGATTATTCTCACAGGTATAGCAATGTATGTGCTTGATACTTTCCCCATTATCTCGCTTCCCGCAGATGTATATGGTAGCTCTAAGTTACCGCTAGACTTATCTTTGATTGACTTCTTGCTTACAATTATAGGGGCAATTTTTATCGTATGCCTTTCCTCTTATTATCCTGCGAGAAAAGCTTCCTTAGTAGATACCTTGCAAGTTTTACGCAATGAATAA
- a CDS encoding RNA recognition motif domain-containing protein, translating to MKTLYVGNLVYAVTRDEVQDLFSQFGEVFSVKLINDRESGKPKGFGFVEMDDEAAPKAIDALNEKDFRGRNLRVNEARPREQF from the coding sequence TTGAAAACACTTTATGTAGGAAACTTGGTTTATGCAGTTACACGTGATGAGGTTCAGGATCTTTTCTCCCAATTCGGTGAAGTTTTTTCTGTTAAACTTATTAATGATAGGGAGAGTGGTAAGCCAAAAGGCTTTGGTTTTGTAGAAATGGACGATGAAGCTGCACCTAAAGCTATTGACGCGCTCAATGAAAAAGATTTTCGTGGTCGCAACCTTCGTGTAAATGAAGCAAGACCACGTGAGCAATTCTAA
- the hypE gene encoding hydrogenase expression/formation protein HypE — MKEQYITLSQGSGGVESNALIEEVIYKILGEIIVDGGEDAGVCDLKGKIALSTDSYVVSPIFFPGGDIGKLCVCGSSNDITMRGAKPRYISLGLILEEGMKKAQLEQILHSIKSEAQKTNLKILSGDTKVVPKGVADRIYINTTAIGELYADWRVRNIQEGDEIIVSAPIGAHGAVIFCTRNEVALQSDLQSDCAQLYPMIESVRDCHIHTMRDATRGGLAAVLNEWSRAASVEIILTEESIPVLQQVRGVCEILGLEALSLANEGVCVMAVPPNESKKVLSLLKSHPLGTHACVIGHISRKVQDINQARVILCNAWGGKRYVEYPQGELLPRIC, encoded by the coding sequence ATGAAAGAGCAGTATATTACCCTCTCACAAGGCAGCGGAGGGGTAGAATCTAACGCACTCATTGAGGAAGTTATATATAAGATTTTAGGAGAAATAATCGTAGATGGTGGCGAAGATGCTGGAGTGTGTGATTTAAAAGGAAAAATAGCCCTAAGCACGGATAGCTATGTAGTAAGCCCGATATTTTTTCCTGGAGGCGATATTGGCAAACTTTGTGTATGTGGCTCAAGTAACGATATAACAATGAGAGGTGCAAAACCGCGCTATATCTCACTTGGATTGATTTTGGAAGAAGGTATGAAAAAAGCGCAATTAGAGCAAATCTTACATTCTATCAAATCAGAGGCTCAAAAGACGAATTTGAAGATTCTCTCTGGAGATACAAAGGTCGTTCCAAAGGGTGTAGCAGATAGAATCTACATCAATACAACTGCTATAGGAGAGCTGTATGCGGATTGGCGTGTGAGAAATATACAAGAGGGTGATGAGATTATTGTGAGTGCACCTATCGGGGCACACGGAGCAGTAATATTTTGCACACGGAATGAGGTTGCACTGCAAAGTGATTTACAAAGTGATTGTGCGCAACTTTATCCGATGATAGAATCTGTGAGAGATTGTCATATACACACAATGCGTGATGCGACAAGAGGAGGATTGGCTGCGGTGCTCAATGAATGGAGTAGGGCAGCGAGTGTGGAAATAATACTTACAGAGGAGAGTATTCCTGTGTTACAACAAGTTCGGGGTGTATGTGAGATTTTAGGGCTTGAAGCATTAAGTTTGGCAAATGAGGGAGTATGTGTAATGGCTGTGCCACCAAATGAAAGCAAAAAAGTGTTATCACTGCTCAAATCTCACCCACTTGGCACACACGCTTGTGTCATCGGACATATATCACGCAAGGTGCAGGATATAAATCAAGCACGTGTTATTTTATGCAATGCGTGGGGTGGAAAACGATATGTGGAATATCCACAAGGCGAGTTACTCCCTAGAATCTGCTAG
- a CDS encoding AAA domain-containing protein — protein MNTSLREILVESAQRYYEYLDNNDLGLSEIAITRYELSNDELVLWLKGNVIDMDLKLGGALLLRVDKEFYSIAEGEEIESRFYDEKQKVLYLSLLPHIVAIFTKAQKDNIAFSLFSDLKFLVKNVEDFFSKYGHRVTLPKSITSNEIPHIAHLSDEQNQALSMVLTNPLSYVWGPPGTGKTQAVLFEALLYYIQQGKRVAVVATTNNALEQVLRTLIKQFDALGLERKNILRLGTPTLRYMNEFPQTCDPSILQQKNATNLFNFQDTLKTRLKNAFVVGVTLDGFIKRYENLELKFHHIFLDECAYAPLIKTCALCVDSTPLSFFGDHKQLSPVCEMPPNELMRAENENAYIWNLSALFLESLCQGTPIKEIIKQYQQTCDIPPFAFMRMSKLSKTHRYGNNLAHILDEYIYRMGLKGNDEQMEILVFDSGSKSEQDRRLSESEARACEQLCAKLKGEDFAVITPFIKQRQRLIRQMSRERIFTIHSSQGQEFDNVIFSPVSLHYHLTDSRQTHALYALNVAISRTKKRLFIVCDYAFWNAQQGQLIWAILQRAKKINNL, from the coding sequence ATGAATACATCTTTGCGAGAAATCCTTGTAGAATCTGCACAGCGGTATTATGAGTATTTGGATAATAATGATTTGGGTTTAAGTGAAATTGCTATTACGCGCTATGAATTAAGTAATGATGAATTAGTGCTTTGGCTTAAGGGTAATGTGATAGATATGGATTTAAAGCTTGGCGGTGCTTTGCTCTTGCGTGTGGATAAGGAGTTTTATAGTATTGCGGAGGGAGAAGAGATAGAATCTCGTTTTTATGATGAAAAACAAAAGGTGCTTTATCTTTCTTTATTGCCTCATATTGTGGCAATTTTCACAAAGGCGCAAAAAGATAATATTGCATTTTCACTTTTTAGTGATTTGAAATTTTTAGTTAAAAATGTAGAGGATTTTTTTAGTAAATATGGACATAGGGTTACCCTGCCCAAATCTATTACATCTAATGAAATACCCCATATTGCACATTTAAGCGATGAGCAAAATCAAGCTTTATCTATGGTGCTCACAAATCCTCTAAGTTATGTATGGGGACCTCCTGGCACAGGTAAAACTCAAGCAGTGCTTTTTGAGGCACTTTTGTATTATATCCAACAAGGTAAAAGAGTGGCAGTTGTCGCTACTACAAATAATGCGTTAGAGCAGGTTTTGCGCACGCTCATTAAGCAATTTGATGCTTTAGGATTAGAGCGTAAGAATATTTTGCGATTAGGCACACCTACATTGCGCTATATGAATGAATTTCCACAAACTTGCGACCCGAGCATATTGCAGCAAAAAAACGCAACAAATTTGTTTAATTTCCAAGATACGCTTAAAACTCGTCTTAAAAATGCTTTTGTCGTGGGGGTAACACTTGATGGATTTATTAAACGCTATGAGAATTTAGAGCTTAAATTTCATCATATTTTTTTAGATGAATGTGCCTATGCACCGCTAATTAAGACTTGTGCATTGTGTGTTGATAGCACACCTCTTTCGTTTTTTGGTGATCATAAACAACTCTCTCCTGTATGTGAAATGCCTCCTAATGAACTTATGAGAGCAGAAAATGAGAATGCGTATATATGGAATCTCTCTGCACTTTTTTTAGAATCTCTTTGTCAAGGCACACCTATAAAGGAGATTATAAAGCAATATCAGCAAACCTGTGATATACCTCCATTTGCTTTTATGCGTATGAGTAAGCTAAGTAAGACACATCGTTATGGCAACAATCTTGCTCACATTCTTGATGAATATATTTATCGTATGGGTTTAAAGGGTAATGATGAACAAATGGAGATTCTTGTGTTTGATAGTGGAAGTAAAAGCGAGCAGGATAGGCGTTTGAGTGAGAGTGAAGCGCGTGCGTGTGAGCAGCTTTGTGCAAAGCTCAAGGGTGAAGATTTTGCAGTGATTACACCATTTATCAAGCAGAGACAGCGGCTTATACGCCAAATGTCAAGAGAGAGAATCTTCACTATTCATAGTTCTCAAGGACAGGAATTTGATAATGTGATTTTCTCTCCTGTGAGTTTGCATTATCATCTCACAGATTCTCGTCAAACTCACGCACTCTATGCATTAAATGTGGCGATTTCGCGCACTAAAAAGCGGCTTTTTATTGTATGTGATTATGCTTTTTGGAATGCACAGCAAGGGCAACTGATTTGGGCGATTTTGCAACGTGCTAAAAAAATCAATAATCTTTGA
- the hypD gene encoding hydrogenase formation protein HypD — translation MKPFNLIENFRDKDVILAYAKRIKNLAQSLSEPLYIMEVCGGHTHTIMRYGLQHLLPKNIEFIHGPGCPVCVMPKNRINQAYEIAMQKDVILLTLGDMIKIPGSNGSLADARAKGADVRFLYSPFEVLSIAKENPLKRIVFFAIGFETTTPMSAALIERVVQSKLTNVFFHINHVLVPPPVKAILDSKHCRVNALIAPSHVSVISGAKIYVDIMHSFNMPIVVSGFEPVDMMESIYEILKQKVGNRSELEIQYKRVVSMEGNLKAQAMVEKYFQTRESFEWRGLGHIAHSALKLREEYAFLDAEILFESILSKESIPDNKACRCGDILRGVAKPLDCKVFGKACTPSNPLGSCMVSSEGACAAYYKYGGVM, via the coding sequence ATAAAACCATTTAACCTCATTGAAAATTTCCGTGATAAAGATGTGATTCTCGCTTATGCCAAACGCATTAAAAATCTTGCACAATCATTGAGTGAGCCACTTTATATTATGGAGGTGTGCGGAGGACATACGCATACGATTATGCGCTATGGATTGCAACATTTGCTTCCAAAAAATATTGAGTTTATACACGGACCAGGTTGTCCTGTATGTGTAATGCCTAAAAATCGCATTAATCAAGCCTATGAAATTGCTATGCAAAAAGATGTGATTTTACTCACACTTGGAGATATGATAAAGATTCCCGGTAGCAATGGAAGCCTAGCAGATGCAAGGGCTAAAGGAGCTGATGTGAGATTTTTGTATTCACCTTTTGAGGTGCTCAGTATTGCAAAAGAGAATCCGCTTAAGCGCATCGTATTTTTTGCCATTGGCTTTGAGACGACTACTCCTATGAGTGCTGCATTGATAGAAAGGGTAGTGCAATCAAAGCTTACAAATGTGTTTTTTCATATTAATCACGTGCTTGTGCCCCCGCCTGTAAAGGCAATTTTAGATTCTAAGCATTGTCGTGTAAATGCACTTATTGCTCCCTCTCACGTAAGTGTGATAAGTGGGGCAAAAATTTATGTAGATATTATGCACTCATTTAATATGCCTATCGTAGTAAGTGGATTTGAACCTGTGGATATGATGGAAAGTATTTATGAGATTTTAAAGCAAAAGGTAGGCAATAGGAGTGAACTTGAGATTCAATATAAGCGCGTTGTAAGTATGGAGGGCAATCTCAAGGCTCAAGCAATGGTGGAAAAGTATTTTCAAACAAGAGAGAGCTTTGAATGGCGAGGGCTTGGACACATAGCACATTCTGCATTGAAATTAAGAGAGGAATACGCATTTTTAGATGCTGAAATCCTCTTTGAAAGCATTTTAAGTAAAGAATCAATCCCTGATAATAAGGCGTGTCGCTGTGGAGATATTTTGCGAGGCGTAGCAAAACCGCTTGATTGCAAAGTATTTGGCAAAGCTTGCACACCAAGTAATCCATTGGGAAGCTGTATGGTAAGTAGTGAGGGAGCGTGTGCAGCGTATTATAAATATGGTGGTGTGATGTAG
- a CDS encoding glycosyltransferase family 25 protein: MKIFIINLKRASERKEFMQQQFAQMSEQQRAQFEIIFFDAIDGQKGEHLAFSQYSKGASIAFRGKEMSDGERACFASHYSLWQKCVDLNEPIIVLEDDVMILEHFWTELTRISKSEYVYVRLTFLEDKVKAFVLPNEFYITFSRVTGTQGYYLTPIGAQGFIASAKTWYRPVDDYMDMFYIHHIPIICIKPVLGTMETETTIAGRWSKPPLYLKIVRECTRLYFQLKRLIFLTFNRKSLLMPKEALDSSGGGYISA; the protein is encoded by the coding sequence ATGAAAATTTTTATCATTAATCTTAAACGCGCGAGTGAGCGTAAAGAGTTTATGCAGCAGCAATTTGCACAAATGAGCGAGCAGCAAAGAGCGCAATTTGAGATTATATTTTTTGATGCTATTGATGGACAAAAAGGGGAGCACCTCGCCTTTAGTCAATACTCCAAAGGTGCAAGTATTGCCTTTCGCGGAAAAGAGATGAGTGATGGAGAGAGGGCGTGTTTTGCAAGTCATTATAGTCTGTGGCAAAAATGCGTAGATCTTAATGAACCTATTATAGTGCTTGAAGATGATGTTATGATTTTAGAGCATTTTTGGACAGAACTCACGCGTATAAGCAAAAGTGAATATGTGTATGTGCGATTAACATTTTTAGAGGATAAGGTAAAGGCTTTTGTCTTGCCTAATGAGTTTTATATTACTTTTTCCCGAGTAACAGGAACGCAAGGTTATTATCTTACACCCATTGGTGCACAAGGTTTTATAGCATCTGCAAAAACTTGGTATCGCCCAGTAGATGACTATATGGATATGTTTTATATTCATCATATTCCTATTATTTGCATAAAGCCAGTTTTAGGAACAATGGAGACAGAGACTACAATTGCAGGGCGATGGAGTAAGCCACCATTATATTTAAAAATAGTGCGAGAATGCACAAGATTATATTTTCAGTTAAAGCGATTAATATTTTTGACATTTAACAGAAAAAGTCTTCTTATGCCAAAAGAGGCTTTAGATTCTTCGGGGGGGGGGTATATAAGTGCTTAA
- a CDS encoding HypC/HybG/HupF family hydrogenase formation chaperone, with amino-acid sequence MCLAIPSKVVEIKDNNMAVVDTLGVSREASLDLLNESVNIGDWVLLHIGYVMSKIDEESARESLRLYEQILQSMQEEENERIEANK; translated from the coding sequence ATGTGTTTGGCTATTCCCTCTAAAGTTGTAGAGATAAAAGACAATAATATGGCAGTTGTAGATACATTAGGCGTGAGCCGTGAGGCGAGTTTGGATTTATTAAATGAGAGTGTAAATATAGGAGATTGGGTGCTTTTGCATATTGGTTATGTGATGAGTAAAATTGATGAGGAGAGTGCCAGAGAGAGTTTGAGACTATATGAGCAGATTTTGCAATCAATGCAAGAAGAAGAGAATGAGCGCATAGAGGCAAATAAATGA
- the hypB gene encoding hydrogenase nickel incorporation protein HypB — protein MNLSRNERLENNPNLNKKSIQIVSKILSQNDLKAQELREKYKQLGVYVINLMSSPGSGKTTLLESLSAFKDFTFCVLEGDLQTNRDAQRLEAKGVSAYQITTGEACHLEASMIETALCELQKQCDMQQMDYLFIENVGNLVCPASYDVGASLNIVLLSTPEGDDKILKYPTMFMCADAVIVSKADMMQYFGFSLTRVKEDLGQLKANVPLFLTSNKERESIAKVRDFIEQKRAQNYQSHHQF, from the coding sequence ATGAATCTAAGCCGCAATGAGCGATTAGAAAATAATCCAAATTTAAATAAAAAATCTATACAAATAGTCAGTAAAATTCTCTCACAAAATGACCTCAAGGCACAGGAGTTGCGTGAAAAATATAAGCAATTAGGTGTATATGTGATAAATCTTATGAGTTCGCCCGGCAGCGGCAAAACGACACTTTTAGAATCTTTGAGTGCTTTTAAAGACTTTACATTTTGTGTGCTTGAAGGAGATTTGCAAACAAATCGCGATGCACAGCGATTAGAGGCAAAAGGTGTGAGTGCGTATCAGATTACCACAGGAGAAGCTTGTCATTTAGAAGCCTCAATGATAGAAACCGCACTTTGCGAGCTACAAAAGCAATGTGATATGCAGCAAATGGATTATTTATTTATTGAAAATGTAGGCAATTTAGTATGTCCTGCAAGCTATGATGTCGGGGCAAGTCTTAATATCGTGCTGCTTTCAACACCAGAGGGCGATGATAAAATTTTAAAATACCCTACGATGTTTATGTGTGCTGATGCGGTGATTGTGAGCAAGGCAGATATGATGCAATATTTTGGCTTTAGCTTAACGCGAGTAAAAGAGGATTTAGGGCAGCTTAAGGCAAATGTGCCACTTTTTTTGACAAGCAATAAAGAGCGTGAGAGTATCGCAAAAGTGCGTGATTTTATAGAGCAAAAAAGAGCACAAAATTATCAATCACATCATCAATTTTAA